From the Manis javanica isolate MJ-LG chromosome 11, MJ_LKY, whole genome shotgun sequence genome, one window contains:
- the CDC42BPG gene encoding serine/threonine-protein kinase MRCK gamma isoform X11, whose protein sequence is MKMLHKWEMLKRAETACFQEERDVLVKGDSRWVTALHYAFQDEEYLYLVMDYYAGGDLLTLLSRFEDRLPPELAQFYLAEMVLAIHSLHQLGYVHRDVKPDNVLLDMNGHIRLADFGSCLRLNNSGMVDSSVAVGTPDYISPEILQAMEEGKGHYGQQCDWWSLGVCAYELLFGETPFYAESLVETYGKIMNHEDHLQFPLDVPGVPASAQDLIRQLLCRQEERLGRGGLDDFRNHPFFEGVDWEQLATSTAPYIPELRGPIDTSNFDVDDDTPNYPGTLPPPSHGAFSGHHLPFVGFTYTSGRPGPESGSEQLAALEQKLHCLEQEKMEMSQKLQEALQSPSDHRELEQLRKEVQTLQDRLAEMLKNNKAPLSQMDGPPAGSPGQASDLQQERDRLLQELAEAKARLQVQKQDLCRAQGGQEELLHRLQEAQEREVAMASQTQALSSQLEATQDARRELQAQVATLNREVTQLRRQQQRSLEKESSQVKTVHTTSETNGTGSPERPQEARLRKEVAALCVQLEQAQRHGLSGKEEVLHQLQEENRRLSQEQERLVQELEQEQQSKQQLEGERRETESNWEAQITDILSWVNDEKVSRGYLQALATKMAEELESLRNVGTQTLPARPLDHQWKARRLQKMEASARLELQSALEAEIRAKQSLQERLTQVQEAQLRAESHLQEAKKQNQSLQQELAALRDELRAHGPGDAKASNSLIPFLSFRSPEKESAKDPGNSGEAPRSGVELELRSEGRRSLRRRAVFPRVSAATAAPAEGPPAKPGSHMLRLWSFPSPTKCLHCTSLMLGLGRQGLGCDVCGYFCHSTCAPQAPPCPVSPDLLHMALGVHPETGRGTAYEGFLSVPRPSGVRRGWQRVFATLSDSRLLLFDAPDPRLSPANGALLQVLDLRDPQFSATPVLASDVIHAPSKDLPRIFRVTASQLTVPPATCTVLLLAESADERERWLQVLGELQRLLQDAQPRPRLVYTLKEAYDNGLPLLPHALCAAIIDQERLALGTEEGLFVIHLHSNDIFQVGECRRVQRLAMVPTAGLLVVLCGRGPSVRLFTMAALENIEVAGTKIPESRGCQTLAAGRILQARTPVLCMAIKRQVLCYQLGPGPGPWQHRIRELQAPAPVQSLGLLGDRLCVGAAGAFLLYPLLNEAAPLVLGTGLVPEDLPPSRGGLGEALGAVEVSLSEFLLLFTTAGVYVDSAGRKSRIPELLWPAAPTGWGYAAPYLTVFSENSIDVFDVRKAEWVQTVPLKKVRPLNPEGSLFLYGTEKVRLTYLRNLLAEKDEFDIPDLTDNSWRQLFRTKSKRRFFFRLSEEQRQQRRREMLKDPFVRSKLISPPTNFNHLVHVGPTDGKPRARDLSQAPEGKGRSARSSGPQRPHSFSEAPRRPASMGSDGLAGDADPTVKRKPWTSLSNESVSCSQGSLSPAASLIQIQSSILLPSESLNSSYQLIPPALFLTSPNPPWITHFLIILAPLLAVTLPILFQF, encoded by the exons ATGAAAATGCTGCACAAATGGGAGATGCTGAAGAGGGCCGAG ACGGCCTGTTTCCAGGAGGAGCGGGATGTTCTGGTGAAGGGGGACAGCCGTTGGGTGACTGCTCTGCATTATGCCTTCCAAGATGAGGAGTACCTG TACCTGGTGATGGACTACTATGCCGGCGGGGACCTCCTCACTCTGCTGAGCCGCTTTGAGGACCGCCTCCCGCCTGAGCTGGCCCAGTTCTACCTGGCCGAGATGGTGCTGGCCATCCACTCTCTGCACCAGCTGGGCTATGTGCACAG GGATGTCAAGCCTGACAATGTCCTGTTGGACATGAATGGGCACATCCGCCTGGCTGACTTTGGCTCCTGTCTGCGTCTCAACAACAGTGGTATG GTAGATTCGTCTGTAGCAGTGGGGACACCAGACTACATCTCCCCTGAGATCCTACAGGCCATGGAGGAGGGCAAGGGCCACTATGGACAACAGTGCGACTGGTGGTCCCTGGGAGTCTGCGCCTATGAGCTGCTCTTTGGGGAGACGCCCTTCTATGCTGAATCCCTGGTGGAAACCTATGGCAAGATCATGAACCATGAG GACCACCTGCAGTTCCCCCTGGATGTGCCTGGTGTGCCAGCCAGTGCCCAAGACCTGATCCGCCAGCTACTGTGCCGTCAGGAGGAGCGTCTGGGCCGTGGGGGGCTGGACGACTTCCGGAACCACCCATTCTTTGAAGGCGTGGACTGGGAGCAGCTGGCGACCAGCACTGCCCCCTATATCCCTGAGCTTCGCGGGCCCATAGACACCTCCAACTTTGACGTGGACGATGACACCCCCAACTATCCA GGGACTCTGCCGCCACCTTCCCATGGGGCCTTCTCGGGCCACCACCTGCCATTTGTGGGCTTCACGTATACCTCAGGCAG GCCCGGCCCTGAGAGTGGCTCTGAGCAGCTGGCTGCTCTGGAGCAGAAACTCCATTGTCTGGAGCAGGAGAAAATGGAGATGAGCCAGAAACTCCAAG AAGCCCTGCAGAGCCCCTCAGACCACCGGGAGCTAGAGCAGCTTCGGAAAGAGGTGCAGACCCTACAGGACAGGCTGGCAG AGATGCTGAAGAACAACAAGGCCCCCTTGTCCCAGATGGATGGGCCTCCTGCTGGTAGCCCAGGCCAGGCCAGTGACCTACAGCAGGAGAGAGACCGACTCCTACAG GAGCTGGCTGAGGCTAAGGCCAGGCTTCAGGTGCAGAAGCAAGACCTGTGCAGAGCCCAGGGGGGGCAGGAGGAGCTGCTCCACAGGCTACAGGAGGCCCAGGAGAGAGAGGTGGCCATGGCCAGCCAGACGCAGGCCCTGAGCTCCCAGCTGGAGGCAACCCAAGATGCCAGGAGGGAG CTGCAGGCCCAGGTGGCCACCCTGAACCGGGAGGTGACACAACTCCGGAGACAGCAGCAGCGAAGCCTTGAGAAGGAGTCTTCCCAGGTCAAG ACTGTGCACACCACTTcggagaccaatggaacaggatCACCAGAGAGGCCACAGGAAGCCCGGCTGAGGAAGGAGGTGGCTGCCCTGTGTGTGCAGCTGGAGCAGGCCCAGCGCCATGG GCTGAGTGGGAAGGAGGAGGTTCTGCACCAGCTACAGGAGGAGAACCGGCGGCTGAGCCAGGAGCAGGAGCGG CTGGTGCAAGAGCTGGAGCAGGAACAGCAGAGCAAGCAGCAGCTGGAGGGCGAGCGGCGGGAGACGGAGAGCAACTGGGAGGCCCAGATCACCGATATCCTCAGCTG GGTGAATGACGAGAAGGTCTCAAGAGGCTACCTGCAGGCCCTGGCCACCAAGATGGCCGAGGAGCTGGAGTCCCTGCGGAACGTGGGCACCCAGACTCTCCCTGCCCGGCCTCTG GACCACCAGTGGAAGGCACGGCGGCTGCAGAAGATGGAGGCCTCGGCCAGGCTGGAGCTGCAGTCGGCGCTGGAGGCTGAGATCCGGGCCAAGCAGAGCCTGCAAGAGCGGCTGACACAGGTGCAGGAGGCCCAGCTGCGGGCTGAGAG CCATCTGCAGGAGGCCAAGAAGCAGAACCAGAGCCTGCAGCAGGAGCTGGCTGCACTGCGGGACGAGCTTCGGGCCCACGGGCCAGGGG ACGCTAAGGCCTCAAACTCCCTGATTCCCTTCCTGTCTTTCCGGAGCCCAGAG AAAGAATCTGCCAAGGATCCTGGCAACTCAGGAGAGGCCCCGAGGTCTGGGGTGGAGCTGGAGCTTAGGTCGGAGGGCCGCCGCAGCCTACGCCGGAGG GCTGTGTTCCCCAGAGTGTCTGCTGCCACCGCAGCCCCTGCAGAAGGTCCTCCTGCAAAG cctggctCACACATGCTGCGTCTCTGGAGCTTCCCGTCTCCTACCAAGTGTCTCCACTGCACGTCGCTGATGCTGGGCCTGGGCCGCCAGGGCCTGGGCTGTGACG TCTGCGGCTACTTCTGTCACTCGACTTGTGCCCCACAGGCTCCGCCCTGCCCCGTGTCCCCCGACCTCCTCCACATGGCCCTGGGAGTGCACCCTGAAACAGGCAGGGGCACTGCCTACGAGGGCTTCCTGTCG GTGCCACGGCCCTCTGGCGTCCGGCGGGGCTGGCAGCGAGTGTTCGCAACCCTCAGTGACTCGCGCCTGCTGCTATTTGATGCCCCTGACCCACGGCTCAGCCCAGCCAATGGGGCCCTCCTGCAGGTGCTGGATCTGAG GGACCCCCAGTTCTCGGCCACCCCTGTCCTGGCCTCTGATGTTATCCACGCCCCATCCAAGGACCTGCCACGCATCTTTAGG GTGACGGCGTCCCAGCTGACAGTGCCACCAGCCACATGCACCGTGCTGCTGCTGGCGGAGAGCGCGGATGAGCGGGAGCGCTGGCTGCAGGTGCTGGGTGAGCTGCAGCGGCTGCTGCAGGATGCACAGCCGAGGCCCCGGCTTGTATACACTCTCAAGGAGGCCTATGACAATGGGCTGCCGCTGCTGCCCCATGCGCTCTGCGCTGCCATCATTG ACCAGGAACGACTTGCTCTGGGCACTGAGGAAGGACTGTTTGTGATTCACCTGCACAGCAATG ACATCTTCCAGGTGGGCGAGTGCCGGCGGGTGCAGCGGCTGGCCATGGTCCCCACTGCAGGCCTTCTGGTCGTGCTGTGCGGTCGAGGCCCCAGCGTGCGCCTCTTCACCATGGCTGCACTGGAGAACATAGAGGTGGCAGGCACCAAGATCCCTGAGTCTCGAGGCTGCCAGACACTGGCAGCCGGACGCATCCTTCAGGCCCGCACCCCTGTGCTCTGTATGGCCATTAAGCGCCAGGTGCTCTGCTACCAGCTGGGtccaggcccagggccctggcagCACCGCATCCGCGAGCTGCAAGCACCTGCGCCTGTGCAgagcctggggctgctgggcgACCGGCTGTGCGTGGGCGCAGCTGGGGCCTTCCTGCTCTACCCGCTGCTTAATGAGGCTGCACCGTTGGTGCTGGGGACTGGTCTGGTACCTGAGGATCTGCCACCATCTCGAGGGGGCTTGGGTGAGGCACTCGGCGCCGTGGAGGTCAGCCTTAGTGAGTTCCTGCTGCTCTTCACCACTGCCGGGGTCTACGTGGACAGTGCGGGCCGCAAGTCTCGCATCCCTGAGCTACTGTGGCCAGCAGCACCCACAGGCTGGG GTTACGCAGCCCCCTACCTGACAGTGTTCAGCGAGAACTCCATTGATGTATTTGATGTAAGGAAAGCAGAATGGGTCCAGACGGTGCCACTCAAGAAG GTGCGACCCCTAAACCCAGAGGGCTCCCTGTTCCTCTATGGCACGGAGAAGGTCCGCCTGACCTACCTCAGGAACCTGCTGGCAG AGAAGGACGAGTTCGACATCCCTGACCTCACCGACAACAGCTGGCGCCAGCTGTTCCGCACCAAGAGCAAGCGCCGCTTCTTCTTCCGGCTGTCTGAGGAGCAGCGGCAGCAGCGGCGCAG GGAGATGCTGAAGGACCCTTTTGTGCGCTCCAAGCTCATCTCACCACCCACCAACTTCAATCACCTGGTACACGTGGGCCCTACCGACGGGAAGCCCAGGGCCAGGGACCTGTCTCAG GCTCCGGAAGGGAAGGGCCGAAGCGCCCGCAGCTCCGGCCCGCAGCGGCCCCACAGCTTCTCCGAGGCCCCAAGGCGCCCAGCCTCCATGGGCAGCGATGGGCTCGCTGGAGACGCAGACCCCA CAGTGAAGCGGAAGCCTTGGACATCTTTGTCCAACGAGTCGGTGTCCTGCTCCCAGGGATCTCTGAGCCCCGCAGCCTCCCTGATACAG ATACAGAGCAGTATTCTGCTGCCATCTGAAA GTTTGAACTCAAGTTACCAGCTTATACCACCTGCCTTGTTTCTGACATCTCCCAACCCCCCATGGATCACTCATTTCTTGATAATTCTAGCTCCCCTGCTTGCTGTCACTCTCCCCATCCTTTTCCAGTTTTAA